A stretch of Terriglobia bacterium DNA encodes these proteins:
- a CDS encoding DinB family protein: MPMNYAYVAISESDIPKASSPAFQHLLDIYGSETNKVVSVWREFTPDDMPYRPHPRASAVEEIMKHQLLSERRFFGEFLGVPEPPPAEILPQGHSPEEYARRMYALAFPRLAFFAAQNERWWLERVTFFDVVRERIWIFWRRVLHTTHHRTQLAVYLRLLNRSVPPTYGPTADVTWKGADPTLNEEAAGRK, from the coding sequence ATGCCAATGAATTATGCTTACGTAGCGATTTCGGAATCAGACATCCCGAAGGCCTCCTCGCCTGCTTTCCAGCATCTGCTCGATATCTATGGCAGCGAAACCAACAAAGTGGTCTCAGTCTGGCGTGAGTTCACTCCGGACGATATGCCGTATCGGCCGCATCCACGCGCCAGCGCAGTGGAAGAGATCATGAAGCACCAACTGCTATCGGAACGTCGATTTTTCGGCGAGTTCCTTGGCGTGCCCGAACCTCCGCCGGCGGAGATCCTTCCCCAAGGTCACTCTCCAGAAGAATATGCCCGTCGGATGTATGCGTTGGCATTTCCGAGGCTGGCATTCTTCGCTGCGCAGAACGAAAGGTGGTGGCTGGAGCGCGTGACGTTCTTTGACGTTGTGCGCGAGCGAATCTGGATCTTTTGGCGGAGAGTGCTCCACACCACGCATCATCGTACGCAATTGGCCGTCTATCTTCGCCTGCTCAACCGATCTGTGCCGCCGACTTACGGGCCTACGGCAGATGTCACCTGGAAAGGAGCCGACCCGACGCTCAACGAAGAGGCTGCAGGGCGTAAGTGA
- a CDS encoding DUF488 family protein → MTMIELKRVYEGRSSTDGKRLLIERLWPRGIKKA, encoded by the coding sequence ATGACAATGATTGAGTTGAAGCGGGTCTATGAAGGACGATCAAGCACTGACGGAAAGCGCCTCCTAATTGAGCGATTGTGGCCGCGCGGGATCAAGAAGGCCG